The Lutibacter profundi region GAAATTCCATTATCAGCATCATCTGGTTTTGCTAATTCAGTGGTAGTTGCAAAAGCATCAGTAGTTACAAAAATGTGTGGATCTGTACCATCACCTTCTGTTAATGCGTATAGTTTATTTGCATTGCTAGATGAAACTGCTAATTCAACTCTATCAGAAGTTGTTAATGGTGAAGCTGCTGCTTCTGTCCATGTAGTACCATCGGTAGAACTAAAAACCTTTCCTCCCCCTATACCACTTGTTCCTGGAGTAGTTATGGATCCCATCCAAAGCGTATTGTTCACTGAAATTTCTAAATCGTTTGGAATATAATAAAACGTATAGCCATTGTAGGCAAAACTCATATTGGCAGACTCTATTCTACCCCAATTTGCACCTCCATCAACGGTTCTATACAACCCTGCTGATTGTAGGCCTAACCAATTTGTTGGGTTTGCAGAATCACCATAAAGGTGACCTCCAACACCTATAAAAACCTCTGTAGTTCCAGCATTATTCCAAGCTATAATATCATTAATAAAATAAATACCTGCTAATAAATTCCCCGAATTACCCCCGCCTGCTATTTGCACAGGTACATTTGTCCAATTAGCTCCACCGTCAGTTGTTTTATATACGCCATTCCCTACAGCAGCGCCAAATGTATATTGTTCACCTGTTCCAATATACCATGTATTAGAATCGTTTGGATCCACCGTAATACACGAAATATTCATATTTCCTGGCACTCCAGAAACCAATGTCCACGTAGAATTTACATTTGTTATATCTGGGTTTACCCATAACCCTCCACTAACTCCACCGGCAAAAACTCTCTTATTCGTGGAATCATTAGGATCAAACAACACAACCCGTGTTCTTCCTCCTACATTATTTGGGCCTCTATCTACCCAAGCATTGTCAACGGCATCTCCTGGGTTTCTTTTACTCAAAAACTTATCTTTTAATCTTTTTTGAAGTGCTAATACTTTGTAAGGTTCTGGTTTTCCCGTTGCTGGGTTCATGGTTAATTCCCATTCACGTTCATAATATTTGTTGGGTGGTAACCCTTGTTTTAGACGCTCCTCTCTCGTTAATTTAAGTGTATTTTTAAATGGACTATTTTTTAAAAAATATTCGTGTTGTTCTCTAAGTTTTTCTGCATTTGTTAAAACGCTATTGAAATCATTAAATTTTATTATATAATTTATTGATATCAATGTAATAATAATAGTTATTATTATAAGAGGTAACCTATTCTTTAATTTGAGTTTCATAAGTACAAAAATATCATTTTACTTTTTAAAGTCAAGTAAGTATGTGTTTTGTTAATGTTTTATCGTTAAAAAAAATAATTATTAGTCCGTTACAAAATTCCAAATTTGACCAATAGTTTGTCCTCCTTGATTATCTTTAACAACTACTTTCCAAAAATAAGCTGTAGATGCGGTTAGAGTTGGAGTTTCAAAACTAGTTTCTGTTTGATCTGCTGATGCGATGCTTAAATTAGCCTGATTTGTTCCAAAATAAACATCATACGTTAACGTGTCTGTTGTATTAACATCATCTGCTGTCCATTGTAATGTTGTTGTAGCACTAGTGACAATTAAATTTAATGTTGGCGCTACTAGTATTGGTGAAAATGGTAAATAATTGGACACCCCTTCACCTTCTGTATAAAACTGATTGGTTGTTGAATATGCACTTGATAAATTTTTACTGTCTGTTGCTTTTACTCTCCAATAATACGCAATTCCCTTTTCCAAAGATAAGGTTCTTAATGTTGCTGATTCTGTTACCGTATGCGTTAGTTGGGTAAATCCTACATCTTTGGCTACCTGTACTTGGTAGGTAATTGCATCTCCATCTGAATCTGTTGATGCATTCCAATCAAAATCTAGCACATTATCTATACATAATAAATTATTTGTTGGATAAACCAATGTTGGCACTGTTGGGGCATTGTTTGTTGGTGTTGGGGAAGGTGGAGGAGTATCTTCTCCTCCGCCACCACAAGACCAAATTAGTGTACTTAATGCTAATGTATATAGTATTTTTTTCATTTTCTTTATTGTTTTATTATTTTTATACTTAGAGGTTTATCTAACAACACTTTTGCAATATACACTCCTGATGGAATTGTTGTTAAATCTAATTGAACTTTCCCATAAACTATTAAGTATACGTTTTTAGAAATTAATTGTGAATGAATATTGTATAATTCAATGGTGACTTCTTGTTCTGAAATTGGTAATATAATCTCTATATTCCCTCTTGTTGGATTTGGATATGCTACAATAGCATCTAATAATTCAATAGTTTTGGAATAAACCCCTTCGCAAGTTACCGCAGTTTTTACCTCAACCATATCGCCTGGTTTTATAGCAATATTAAATATTGGCGAGTTTGTTTCAAATGTTTCTTTTCCGTTTACATAAATCGTAAATGGAGCTGTCCCTTCTTCTATTTCTACTGTAGCTTTTCCTGATGTTACACTCGATTTCCCTGAGATTGTTGTGCCTTCTTTTACTTCTACAACAAAACATTGTTCGTAGGTTTCTCCTGTAACTGTTATGCAAAAATTATATATTCCTGGCGCTAAATTATCAACTGTTAAATCTCCTGTGAAATTATAAGTAGTCCCATTAATGGTAGTTACATAACTATGTGACTCTACTGTTTGGATAATAACTAGTCCATTATCACTACTAGGACATGTTTCACTTATTGTTTCTATGCTAAAGTTGTTAGAGGGTAAGTTAAATATTGAACAACCCGTTTCATCTACAACATCATCTACTGGAGTGTTAGGACAAACATCTAAATTGTTCATTACTCCATCGTTATCATCATCTATTTGACTCTCCGAACAACCATTTGCATCAACAGTTTCTCCTGCTGGTGTATTTGCACATAAATCTAAACCATTAATTACACTGTCATTATCATCATCATCATTGTAATTATCAACAGTAAATTTAGCTGTAAACATTCCTCTTCCATAGGTTGAAGCTAAAACCGTATTGTCAGATTTTCTTATATCAAAACTAGTAACTTGAACATCTTTCATTCCATTTTGAGATTGAAACCATGTTGGACTTGCCTCATTAAAATTAGAGGTTCCCCACACTCCTAAATCTGTTCCAAGTATTACTTCATTAGAATTTAAAGGATTCATAAGAACCGCTTTAACGGGCAAATCTGGTAAATTTCCTTCTTTATTTTGCCAGGTGTTACCACCATCTTGAGTATAATAAACACTTGTTACTCCATAGTTATGGAACGTAACCATAATATCGTTTTCTGTTTCTCCTAATTCTATACAAGATATACTTCCGTAAAACATATCTCCTGTAATATCAGCCCAAACAGTTCCTCCTATACTTCCTGCTATATTAGCGTTTGTTAACTTGAGCAATTTACCATTTTCAGTACCAACAAATAGAGTGGTAGTTGTAAATGTTGAAGTTTTAAATGCTGTTGGTGATGCAGTTAACAAACTGTTTGTCATTGTTGAACTAGTTGCACTGGCAGCATTTAATGTATACCTGTAAATTTTATTATTCCCCGAAGTATATAAAATATTATTATCACTATCTAAAGCCGCTGGATTTATAAAATCACCATCATCATCATTTTCTGCAATAGCGTACTTAAAAGCACCCGTATTATAATCTAAATAAAAATAATTATTGTATACATATGATGTAACTATATACTCATTATCCTTATCTATAAATACATGTGCTCCATCTCCTCCTGTTACTCTTATTGAAGCATTAACACCAGAAGAAGCGTTGTTGATAAATTGCGCCCCATTATCTTGTGCTCCTGCAATTAATTTTTCTGAAGAAAGGTTTGACCCTATTGAACCATCATAAAATTGAAGGGTATTGTAATTTTTATTCCGACTAGAAATAGCTGATGTTGATAAGGTTGCATTGGTTAAATCATTTCCATAGTAAATACCTCCATCTGTACCAAAAATTCCCTGATTGGCATCTTCTGGATTAAAAACTAAAATATGATGATCTGCATGAACCATAGGAATATTTAAGGAAGCTAAATTATTATTATTTGACCATTTAGAAATTTGAGACCAATTTGTTCCCCCATCAGATGACCTGAATAAATCTATCCCTCCAACATAAATAACATTATCAGAAACTGGATCAATTTCAATCATTAAATTGTAAAAAGCCTGACCTCTTGTAAAATCATTATCTGGAATTCCTGTATCTGCATCTACTGGTGGTATTAATTCATTTACTGTTGTAAAAGCATCATCAGTTTTAGCTAAATAAATAGGAGCGCTACCCTCGCTTCCAAGTTCTGCTAAAATATATACAATACCTGCATCTAATTTTGAAACTGAAATTTGAGTTCTATCACCATTCGCAATGGTATGTTTTACCGTAAATGTATTGCCATCTGTTGAAGAAAGAATTGTTCCTCCACCATCACCAAAAAGAATACTGTTATTTGTTGATACCCAAATAGTATTATCAAACCCTATTTCAATGTCATTTGGAACATACTTATTATCATCTACAGTTGTTGGCAATAGAACTTCGGACCAACTTACTCCTTCATTGTCTGACTTATAAAGTCCATATTCTTGAACTCCTAATAAAGATACAGGTGTTGAATTTGAATAATACGACTCTCCTACAGCAACATATACTTCACTATTTCCACCTCCAATATCTCTTACTTTAATATCATTTATATGTTGAATACCAGGCGTAACAAATGATCCTGAAAAAGGTGAATCAACAGCTTCTATTGTAACATTAACGCCGTTGTCTAATTCTTGCATAATTAACGCCCCTTCTTCTTTTGAAATCATTATAGAAGGTATTGTAATTGTGTTATCATCCCCTCCTAAAGAAATAGGTGGTCCAATAACATTATTAACCACAATAACTGCAGTAGCCCCAGCATCTTGAGCATTTTTAACCTTCGAAACAAATGTACAACTCCCTCTTTCTACAACAGCAATATTCCCACTAATTGCAGAGTTATTTGTAAGTGTGTTACAAGCTTCTGTTGGTGACAATGAACTATCATCTGATAATACTAGATTTCCTGTTATTGATGTTATTCTTGGCCCAAAAGCTGCAGAAGTAACTTGATACTCTCCTATAATTGAACTTGGAGAATTCACAATAAGTTTTAGATTAGTTTGGAAAGTTGTTTCACCTGTTATTCCTCCAAATATTTTTGACCAATTAGCACCTCCATCTACTGATTTCCATAGTCCATTACCATTAACACCTCCAGCTACATATGATTCACCCGTGCCTAAATAAAAAATATTAGTGTTATTTGGATCATAAGTTATAACACTTATTGCTAAATTTTGCGGCATATCAACTAGCTCCCAGCTTGAGTCTTGGTTGGTAATATCATTATTAACCCATAACCCTCCACTTACACCTCCTGCAAAAACTCGCTTATTTGTTGCATCATTAGGGTCAAACATAATAGCTCTTGTTCTTCCCCCAACATTATTTGGACCTCTTTCTTCCCAATTATTCCAAGCTGCTGATCCCGGGACTTTACTTGCTATATTTTTTAATCGTAAAGACTCCTGCAATGTAAATAATCGCTCTGGGTGTGGTTTTCCTGTTGTAGGATCCATTGTTAACTCCCATTGCCTTTCAAAATATTTATTTGGGGGTATCCCCATTGTTTTCCTTTCTTTTTTTGAAAGCTGTAATGTTTTCTTAAATGGACTATTTTTTAGAAAATTTTCATGTTGTTTCCTAAGGTTGACTATAGCACCATTTGTTCTTTCTAGTTTAGAATTCTTAAAATTAGAAATTAGAAATATAGCAAAAAATAGTACTAAAAAAAGAATAAATTTATTTTTCATTGTGGAGTGTTTTAAATCAAGAATTTGGGGTTATTTTTAGTTTCCAGTTAGTTTTTTATACAGTTGTAAAGCAAAACCATCGGTTAAACTTGCTACATAACCACACATACTTAGAAGTCTAAGGTAGAGTGTTTCTTTTGGTTTCTGTATATTCTCAGGAAGCAAAGATAGTATTAATTTATCATAATTCGTTAAAGAGCCTTTATGGCTGTTATTTGTTGCCTCAATAAATACATCCAATAATTTTGTTATTATGGTATAACCTGTCAATTCTTTTTCAACAACTTCTCTACTTTTATAAATTTTTTCAACGCTCAATTTAATAATATCATTTATTTGAGCTTCATACTTACATTTTTCTAATAAAGAATATGCATATTCTCCTTTTAAAATTACTGCTTCATTATTCAAGAAAACTGTTGCTGCTTCTTTTATAAGTGTTCCTATAGCCAACGCACGTAAATAACTTAAACGATCTTTTTTATATTTTAATTGATAATATTTTTTAGAATTAATAGTATCTTTTACTAATTTTATCAAGTATTCTAAAGCAAATTCTTCTTCAATTAAACCTAAATTTATACCATCTTCAAAATCAATAATTGTGTAACAAATATCGTCTGCTGCTTCAACTAAATATGCTAACGGGTGCCTTTTAAATGCTACACTCCCTTTTTCTCCTGAAACTTTTAATCCTAATTCTAATGCTACTTCATTAAAAAATGGTATTTCAGACTGAAAAATTCCATATTTCTTATCAGCTATTTGGTTGGTAGGTTTTTTTGGCAATGATTCTTTTGGGTATTTAATAAAAGCCCCAAGTGTTGCATAAGACAACCGTAAACCACCTTCTATACCTTCTTTATTTTCTGTTATAATTTTAAAGCCATTTGCATTCCCTTCAAAATCAATTAAATCTTGCCACTGTTTTTTATCGAGGAAATCTTTATATTTTTGCCCATTTCCATTCTTAAAATACTCACCAATGGCTTTTTCACCGTTATGTCCAAAAGGCGGATTTCCAATATCATGTGCTAAAGCAGCCGTGGCAACAATGGCTCCAAAATCGTTCATTTTATATCCTTGCTTAAGTAACGTTGGATGATTTTTTAATATTTGTTCTCCAACAATTCTTCCAAGCGAACGTGCAACTACACTAACTTCTAAACTGTGTGTTAAACGCGTATGCACAAAATCGGTTTTTGAAAGAGGTACTACCTGCGTTTTATCTTGTAAACTTCTAAAGGAATCTGAAAAAATGATACGATCATAATCTACCTCAAAACCCAATCTTGTTTCATCTTGACTTGTTCGTAATCTCTTTTGCGTATCTCCATAACGTTTTAAAGAAAGTAATTGTTCCCAATTCATATTTTAGTATTTAATCGCAATATATTTAATTTAAAATAATCTCTCTTAAATTTGAATTAATAATTGATAATTAAATTATATAATTTTAATTTTTAGTTAACTATTACTTAACATAAACTTCCTTTATTTGCAGTAAAATTTATTTAAATGAAGTTGAAGTTACTTTTCTTTTTAACAATTATTACGCTTTCAGCTAATTCACAAAATTTTAAAGTGGGTTCGTTTTTTACTGAAACTATTAAAAATGGAATAGTACAAGGAATTGTTTTAGATGGAGAACTAGAAAAAACACCCTTAGTTTTTGCTAAAATAACCGTTAAAGAATTAGCAAAATCAATTAATACCAATACCGAAGGAGCGTATAAACTTAAATTAAAGCCGGGCACTTACACTTTGTTGTTTGATTTTATTGGTTACGATACCAAAAAAGTGGTTAATGTTGTTGTTAAAAACAATACCAAAACTAATTTAAATCAAACGTTGAAAGCTTCTACTATCAATGGTAATTTTTCTATCACCTCTCTTAATTAGTCTTTTTTTAAAAATATCACCTACTTTTTGAACAGCTATATAATTATGCAAGCATTTGATTGTTAGATTATTGCTTAGGTAATTTTATATATGTTAACGTTTATTTTACATTGTTAACTATTTATTAAAATTTAACACTGTTTAAATAACATTCATATAAAACACACTACTAATATTGGCTATACTTTTGCAGAAGAATTTAATAATTAAAACAATTAATTTAAAAAAAATGAAAAAACTAATTATTCTATTATTTTTAACAAATCTTATTTTAACTTCATGTTCTAATACAGATTCAAGTCCTATTATCCCTGTAGTTACTGCACCAACCGAGGAAAATGTTGCTGGGTTAATAAACCAAAATACAACATGGACTAACGATAAAATATGGGTGTTAAATAGTAAAGTTGTAGTGGAAGACGGAGTAACTTTAACTATAGAAAAAGGAACAATAATAAAAGGAAAAGAAGGATCTGGATCTCTTGCCACAGGACTAATTATAGCTAGAGGTGGAAAAATAAATGCTGTAGGCACGCCAGATCAACCTATAATATTTACTTCAATAAATGATAATATTCAAATAGGTGAAAAATTTGGTACTAATTTAACGGTAAGTGATAATTCTCTTTGGGGAGGCGTTATAATTTTAGGAAAAGCAAAAGGTTCTTTTAGTGGAGATGTTAGCGAATTTCAAATAGAAGGAATTCCTGCTAGTGATTCATTTGGTCTTTATGGAGGGAATGATGATGCAGATAATTCAGGAAATTTTGAATATATTGCTATAAGACATGGCGGTGCAGAAATAGGCGCTGGAAATGAAATCAATGGCTTAACATTAGGAGCTGTAGGAAGTGGTACAACTATAAGAAATATAGAAATAACAGGAAATCTTGATGATGGAGTGGAATTTTTTGGAGGTACTGTTAGCCCTTCAAATATATTGGTGTGGGGTTCAGGTGATGACGGGTTAGATATTGACCAAGGTTATTCTGGAACAATTAGTAATTCATTCGTTATTGAAGGGAATACCTCAGATAGTGGATTAGAAATTGATGGAGGCGAAGGAAGTTACCAAGCTCAATTTACATTAAACAATATAACCATAAAAGGACATCAAAATGCTCCTGGAGGAAAATATTGTGATTTAAGAAGTGGTGCACAAGGAAATTTAAACAATATTTATGCTTATGATTTTAAAACTACTTCATACGTACGTTTGAAACAAGATAATGTTGCACAAAATTATGTTGATGGAAAAATTACTTTTAGTAATTGGGAAATTGCGTTACCTGATGGTGTAGCAATAACCGATATTTTTCAAGACCATTCAGATTCTCAAGTTGCTTCAAATATAGCAAATGATGCAACTAATTGGACAACATCAGTAACTGCAGGAAGCCAAACAGTAGGTGCTGATTTATCAGTTTTTAGTTGGACTTATGCAAATTCTCAAGGAGCTTATTAATATAAAATTCAATATTCAATATTCAAATTGCTTGCTTTTTTAAGGCAAGCAATTTGTGTGTTATCTATAACAATGTTTCAAATGAAAAATAAATTTAAGTTACTTCTAATAAATTTTTTTATATCTTTTATTGGTTGGACTCAAACGGGTATTTTAACAGGAAAAGTAATTGATGGTGATTCAAATGATCCTCTTGCCTTTGCAAATGTAATTATTAAAGGAACTTCAAAGGGTACTACCTCAGATTTTGAAGGTTATTACGAACTAAAAATAAAACCAGGTACGTATTCTATTACTTTTTCTTTTATTGGATATGAGACAAAAGTAATAACAGAAGTAGTAATAACAGCTGATGAAATTAATAATCTTGATATTATTTTGAAGCCTGAAGGAATTAGCTTTGAAACCGTTATTATTACTGCAAAAAGAGCCAAAAATACTGAAACTGCCATTTTAAACGTTCAAAAAAAATCAGTGAATTTAATGGATGGTATTTCTGCTCAGTCTTTTAGAAAATTAGCTGTTAGCAATGTTGCTTCTGCTGTAAAAAATGTTGCTGGAGTTTCGGTTCAGGATTCAAAATATGTTTACATCCGTGGATTAGGAGATAGATATACTAAATCTATTTTAAATGGTGTTGATATACCTGGTTTAGACCCAGATAGAAATACCG contains the following coding sequences:
- a CDS encoding carboxypeptidase-like regulatory domain-containing protein; this translates as MKLKLLFFLTIITLSANSQNFKVGSFFTETIKNGIVQGIVLDGELEKTPLVFAKITVKELAKSINTNTEGAYKLKLKPGTYTLLFDFIGYDTKKVVNVVVKNNTKTNLNQTLKASTINGNFSITSLN
- a CDS encoding deoxyguanosinetriphosphate triphosphohydrolase, giving the protein MNWEQLLSLKRYGDTQKRLRTSQDETRLGFEVDYDRIIFSDSFRSLQDKTQVVPLSKTDFVHTRLTHSLEVSVVARSLGRIVGEQILKNHPTLLKQGYKMNDFGAIVATAALAHDIGNPPFGHNGEKAIGEYFKNGNGQKYKDFLDKKQWQDLIDFEGNANGFKIITENKEGIEGGLRLSYATLGAFIKYPKESLPKKPTNQIADKKYGIFQSEIPFFNEVALELGLKVSGEKGSVAFKRHPLAYLVEAADDICYTIIDFEDGINLGLIEEEFALEYLIKLVKDTINSKKYYQLKYKKDRLSYLRALAIGTLIKEAATVFLNNEAVILKGEYAYSLLEKCKYEAQINDIIKLSVEKIYKSREVVEKELTGYTIITKLLDVFIEATNNSHKGSLTNYDKLILSLLPENIQKPKETLYLRLLSMCGYVASLTDGFALQLYKKLTGN
- a CDS encoding PA domain-containing protein translates to MKNKFILFLVLFFAIFLISNFKNSKLERTNGAIVNLRKQHENFLKNSPFKKTLQLSKKERKTMGIPPNKYFERQWELTMDPTTGKPHPERLFTLQESLRLKNIASKVPGSAAWNNWEERGPNNVGGRTRAIMFDPNDATNKRVFAGGVSGGLWVNNDITNQDSSWELVDMPQNLAISVITYDPNNTNIFYLGTGESYVAGGVNGNGLWKSVDGGANWSKIFGGITGETTFQTNLKLIVNSPSSIIGEYQVTSAAFGPRITSITGNLVLSDDSSLSPTEACNTLTNNSAISGNIAVVERGSCTFVSKVKNAQDAGATAVIVVNNVIGPPISLGGDDNTITIPSIMISKEEGALIMQELDNGVNVTIEAVDSPFSGSFVTPGIQHINDIKVRDIGGGNSEVYVAVGESYYSNSTPVSLLGVQEYGLYKSDNEGVSWSEVLLPTTVDDNKYVPNDIEIGFDNTIWVSTNNSILFGDGGGTILSSTDGNTFTVKHTIANGDRTQISVSKLDAGIVYILAELGSEGSAPIYLAKTDDAFTTVNELIPPVDADTGIPDNDFTRGQAFYNLMIEIDPVSDNVIYVGGIDLFRSSDGGTNWSQISKWSNNNNLASLNIPMVHADHHILVFNPEDANQGIFGTDGGIYYGNDLTNATLSTSAISSRNKNYNTLQFYDGSIGSNLSSEKLIAGAQDNGAQFINNASSGVNASIRVTGGDGAHVFIDKDNEYIVTSYVYNNYFYLDYNTGAFKYAIAENDDDGDFINPAALDSDNNILYTSGNNKIYRYTLNAASATSSTMTNSLLTASPTAFKTSTFTTTTLFVGTENGKLLKLTNANIAGSIGGTVWADITGDMFYGSISCIELGETENDIMVTFHNYGVTSVYYTQDGGNTWQNKEGNLPDLPVKAVLMNPLNSNEVILGTDLGVWGTSNFNEASPTWFQSQNGMKDVQVTSFDIRKSDNTVLASTYGRGMFTAKFTVDNYNDDDDNDSVINGLDLCANTPAGETVDANGCSESQIDDDNDGVMNNLDVCPNTPVDDVVDETGCSIFNLPSNNFSIETISETCPSSDNGLVIIQTVESHSYVTTINGTTYNFTGDLTVDNLAPGIYNFCITVTGETYEQCFVVEVKEGTTISGKSSVTSGKATVEIEEGTAPFTIYVNGKETFETNSPIFNIAIKPGDMVEVKTAVTCEGVYSKTIELLDAIVAYPNPTRGNIEIILPISEQEVTIELYNIHSQLISKNVYLIVYGKVQLDLTTIPSGVYIAKVLLDKPLSIKIIKQ